From the Armatimonadota bacterium genome, the window GACAGTCGGTAGAAGAGATGCTGCACACCATGCGCCAGATTCAAGAACAAGCGGAAGCCTCCGCCCAGAAGGTGGCGCAGTTAGACCAGCTGGGTCAGCAGATAGGCAACATCGTGCAGACGATAGAACAGATAGCGGAGCAGACGAACCTGCTGGCGTTGAACGCGGCGATAGAGGCGGCTCGTGCTGGGGAGCACGGCAGAGGTTTCGCGGTGGTGGCGGATGAGGTGCGCAAGTTGGCGGAGCAGGCAGGTGCTGCCACCAAGGAGATAGCCACCCTGATTGGGGATGTGCGCGCGGGGGTGGAGGAGACGGTCAACGCCATCCGTGCCACAGGCAAAATGGTCTCCGACGGCTTCGCTCGCAGTGAGCAGGTAGGTTCCGCGCTGATGCAGATAGTGGAGTCGGCGCAGCAGGTAGCGGGCGAGGTGCAGTCGGTGACGGCGGTGGCGGAGCAGATGTCTGCGAGCGTGCAGCAGGTTCTGGCGACGGTGAGCACGGTGTTGCAGAGTGCGCAGGAGAACGCCCGTGCGGCGTTAGAGATGGTATCGGGTTCGGAGCAGGTGTCTTCGGCGATTGCGTCGGTGGCGAGCATCAGCGAGCAGGCAGCGGCGAGTGCAGAGGAGTTGAACGCCTCGTCTGAAGAGGTCGCCGCGGCGGCGCAGGAGCTGTTGCAGATGTCGTATGAGATGCGAAACCTGGCGAGCCGCTTCGTCGTACAACAAGACAGCAGCTCCCCAGTATCCGCACGCCTCGCTGCGTAGATAATGGAAGAGGTGGCAAACTCACGCTCTACTGCCCTTCTGCGTTGCAAAGAAGGTTTTAGCCTGGTGGGGCGCACTGAGGCGCGCACTGCAAGCATGCTGTGTGTAGTGCGGGTTTCAGCCTGCGCCCCGTGACACTCCCAGCCACGTGCGATAGATGGCTTCAAAGATGCGGATGTCCTGAATCGCGTCCTCGCCAGAAGAACGGAACGGCTCGCCTGTGCGCACACAGTGGATAAAGTGTGCTGCCTCGCGCTGGAACGACCACGACCAGCCATCCCTGGGGAAGAGGCGCGAGTACTCCGCCCCTTCTGCCGCACGATACATCTCTACGGTGGCGCAGGCGTTGCGCAACAACAGCGAAGGCGAGGTGGCTTTCACCCAGCCTTTCTGGAAGTATGCCTGAGTATCTTCATCCCACTGGTGCGCCGCTAGTCCGCCTGTCTCCAGCGACACACGCACGTTACCCATCCGCAGTACCGCAATACCGGTGAAGGCGTCCTCGTCCAGGTCCACGGCGGTTACTTCCCAATCTTCACCGACGTCCAGCAGCCAGCGTGTGAGGTTTACGTTGTGGCAATACACCTGCAGGTAGTTGACGTAACTCTGATGGTACTTTTCTGGCAGCCAGTCGGGCGCTTCGATGGGTGTGCTGGGGTATGGTTCGTCTGTGTTGATAGTCGTCGCAGAGTTTCCTGCCGTCCAGTGCCCTCCAAAACAACGAGCGCGCAGATAGAAGAGCCTGCCCAGCTCCCCCGACTGGCGGTAAGTGTCTATCAACTGCTTCGCCAGCTCGATACCCGCGTCGTAGCGCTTCATGTAGGCGACCATCAGCCGCCCGCCGCCTTCGCGCGCCGCCTGTAACATGCGTTCGGCACGCTCTACCGTCAGCGCCATCGGTTTCTCCATGTATACCGGCTTGCCCGCGCGCAGGGCATCTTCCGCTACCTGCGCCTGATGTACAAAGTGCGCCGATACCGCCACCGCGTCGATGTCGGGGTCCAATAGCAGCTCACTGTGTGTGGTGTACACGCGAGGGATGCCGAAGCGTTCCGCCACTCTCTGCGCCAAATGGGGACGCATTTCCGCCAGCGCGACCACCTCGCAATCGGGCAGGGCGACAAAATTGGGTAGATGCACCGCCTGTGCCATGAAGCCTGCCCCGACGTACCCCAGCCGAACCTTTTCCATGTCGTCGCCTCCTTTCTTACACCTTCGCCAGCACAGCATCCAGCGCCACTTTAGCGTTACGAATAACGTTCTCGTGTGAGTCTGCCCAGTAGTCCCGGTTGAAGATTTCGATGCTTAGGAAGCCTTTGTACCCTACCTCGTGCTTGAGGATGCGAAACTCCTCCACGAGGGGGATGACGCCATGCCCGGGATAGACGCGGTGGCTGTCGTTTAGCTGTTCACGCGGCAGGTCCGGGCAGTCGTTCACGTGTACAATCAGCAGCTGCTCGCACGGCAGCCGGCGTATCTCGTCCAGCGGGATACCCGATTTGTAGTAATGGAAGGTATCCATCATGATACCCACATTACGGCTGGTAGATGCCCCAACGACAGCCAGTGCCTGTCGCGGTCCGGGCATAAAGGGCGCGCCGCCTATGGGTTCCAGAGCGCATTTCACCGCATACTGCCCGCTCACCTCGCCATAGCGTTGGGCGGCTTTGCCTGCCCGCTCGATGGCTTCGGCGATACCCATGCCGGGCGGCGGGGCGTCGGCGGTGAAGCAAAGGAGGGTTCTACTGCCCAGCTGGCGGGCGATGCGCGCGTACTTGTCAATGCGACGCAGCTGCTCTTCTTGCTGCGCCATATCGAAGGCAAAGAAGGGGAACGCCATAATCGCTGCCACCTGAAGACGATTCTTCGCCAGCTGGCGCTTGAGGTCGCTCAGGGAGTGGCGTGTGAGGTAATCATCGATTCGTCCTGCCTCTATCTCCACCCCTTCGTAGCCATATTTACCCAGCAGGTCCAGCGTGGCTTCCAGTGGTTTATCTGCCCCGCAAGTAATGGTGTTAAAGCATGTTTTCATCCGCTGACTCCCCCTGTAACGTGCTACTATTCAGTTCTCCACACACAGGTTATTCCTTCACAGGATGGATACGGGGGAATAATACTTCGTCAAGGCTCAATCTTCTGGAGGGCGAGGCTCCTGCCGAGCCGTCAGCCCCCCTGTAGTCCCCCCGCAGGCAGGGGGACATAACGCTCCTCCCCGCTTGCGGGGAGGCTGGGTGGGGCTGCGTGTTTCGGCTCACCGGGAGGTTCGCCCTCCAGATGGGCAAAGCGAAGTTTCACTTTTGACAGAGTATTAAGAACCAGATGTATTCGCGCTGAGCAGCTACCACGCCCCAGGACGCTTCCTGAGCCGACGGCGCCCGGTTATTACACGGGACCAATGAAAGGCAAGGGAGCGAAGGCTACCGTTGCGCCAGAGCAATTGCCACCGTAACAGGCATTCGCGGGGGCGTCTCTCTTCTTCAGAGACGCCCCCTTTTTCCGCTATTGTGCAACAGCAGACTGGTTGCGCGGCAGCGATTCGTACGAAACCTTCGCACTATGCCAGAACGCCAGTACAGCTATCAACAGCATCACCAGAATCACCAGCGCAACCATCCATGCAGGCATATCCAGCGCGCGGTGGTCATCGGGTTTTCCGTTATGAGACATTTCGTTTGCCCCCGGGGTGCCGGAACGAAACTCTTTCTCAACCGGTCATAGTATAATGGATAGTAGCGAATGTGGCAAGATTCTCCAGAAGGCTTACAGCAGGAGGGAGATACGATGCCACAACCCATTTCGGAGCGACATCCGCTCAGGCAGCTGTTCGGCACGCTGGTAGAGCAGGCGTTTACGCGCGTGCTGCGGGAGCATGAGCCAGACGTTTTGCGCTACATGGTGAACCTGCTGACCGAGTTCACCCACATCGATAACATCTACCGCATCCGCGACGCTCGCGGCAGAGCGTTGCGGGAAGTGGCGGAGATGCTGGCAGAGGGCGACGTGCTCCTGAACGCCACCTCCTTTGCGCGCGAGCGGGAGGTGCATCGCCATATCGGCGACTTCACGCTGTTCTGGTCCGGGGTATACCCCGAGGCGATGCCGCGCCTGCGCCACGCCCTGAGCAAAGACGCGCTTATCGACTACGTACAGCAGGGCAAGAAGTCCTACTATATCGTCTCCACCTTTGAAGAGGGCGAGTGGCGGCACGAGGCGCCGCTGTTCCGGCGATTGTCCGAACGCTTCGAGCTGTACATGTTCGGTCTGAACCTGGTGCGTCAAGGTTGGGAACGCCTTGCCCGGGAACATTTCGAGCGATGGCAACGCGGTCTACAATAACGCGCGGTAGATGCCCACAAGCCGCTGGACATGCTGTTCCAGACTGTATCGCTCGCACACAACTCGACGGGCAGAGGTGGTTATTGCTCGCCTTCGTTCCGTGTCGGCAAGCAGGTTGTGCACTGCCTCAGCAAGAGCCGGCACATCGTTAGGAGGCGTTAAGAGCCCGGTGAGGCCGTTCTCGATGATTTCTGCTGGTGCGCCCCGGTTTGCCGAGACCACTGCAGTGCCGCAAG encodes:
- a CDS encoding dehydrogenase — encoded protein: MEKVRLGYVGAGFMAQAVHLPNFVALPDCEVVALAEMRPHLAQRVAERFGIPRVYTTHSELLLDPDIDAVAVSAHFVHQAQVAEDALRAGKPVYMEKPMALTVERAERMLQAAREGGGRLMVAYMKRYDAGIELAKQLIDTYRQSGELGRLFYLRARCFGGHWTAGNSATTINTDEPYPSTPIEAPDWLPEKYHQSYVNYLQVYCHNVNLTRWLLDVGEDWEVTAVDLDEDAFTGIAVLRMGNVRVSLETGGLAAHQWDEDTQAYFQKGWVKATSPSLLLRNACATVEMYRAAEGAEYSRLFPRDGWSWSFQREAAHFIHCVRTGEPFRSSGEDAIQDIRIFEAIYRTWLGVSRGAG